In Thermogemmatispora onikobensis, a genomic segment contains:
- a CDS encoding LacI family DNA-binding transcriptional regulator — MVEIARRAGVSTTTVSKVLNQRPGVGEKTRARIQRLIEQSDYVQNHAARHLRKGRSGLIDLVLMRLEGGYDLGIMQGVQEVLEQSGYRLVVFATNEDEATERLWLRRILDQSSDGVLLLLPYERVGIADTLLEQGIPFVAIGDRNEPTTAFPTIGSTIWLGGYTATEYLLSLGHRRIGIITGPLHLTTSRARLAGYREALEQAGIAVDPALICEGSYLLGDGIRQTEALLDLPDPPTAIFAGNDAQAAGVYQALYRRHIRIPEEMSVIGFDDVTYSAHMAPPLTTIRQPLEEMGRMAAEMLLRLIAGQTLETHHVELATSLVVRESCGPPRQGPLGRGNS, encoded by the coding sequence ATGGTAGAGATCGCCAGGCGCGCAGGCGTCTCGACCACAACGGTCTCCAAGGTCCTGAATCAGCGGCCTGGCGTTGGTGAGAAGACACGTGCTCGCATCCAGCGCCTGATCGAGCAGAGCGATTATGTCCAGAACCATGCTGCGCGCCATCTGCGCAAGGGGCGCAGCGGCTTGATCGACCTGGTGCTGATGCGTCTGGAGGGCGGCTATGATCTCGGCATCATGCAGGGTGTGCAGGAGGTGCTGGAGCAGAGCGGCTACCGCCTCGTAGTCTTTGCGACCAATGAGGATGAGGCGACCGAGCGTCTCTGGTTACGGCGTATCCTCGATCAGTCGAGCGACGGGGTTTTGCTCTTGCTGCCCTACGAACGAGTTGGGATCGCTGATACGCTCTTAGAGCAGGGCATTCCTTTTGTGGCCATTGGCGATCGCAACGAGCCGACGACGGCCTTCCCGACAATCGGCTCGACGATCTGGCTTGGTGGCTATACCGCTACGGAGTATCTGCTCTCGCTGGGCCATCGACGCATTGGCATCATCACTGGCCCGCTGCATCTGACGACTTCGCGGGCGCGCCTGGCTGGCTATCGCGAGGCTCTGGAGCAGGCGGGAATCGCTGTTGATCCGGCCTTGATCTGTGAGGGGAGCTATCTGCTGGGTGATGGCATTCGGCAGACGGAAGCGCTCCTTGACCTGCCAGACCCGCCGACCGCCATCTTTGCCGGGAACGATGCCCAGGCGGCGGGCGTCTATCAGGCGCTCTACCGCCGTCATATCCGTATTCCCGAGGAGATGAGCGTCATCGGTTTCGACGATGTGACTTACTCGGCCCATATGGCGCCACCATTGACAACGATCCGCCAGCCTTTGGAGGAGATGGGACGTATGGCGGCGGAGATGTTGCTGCGCCTGATCGCCGGTCAGACGCTGGAGACGCATCATGTGGAGCTGGCGACCTCGCTGGTCGTTCGAGAGTCGTGTGGGCCACCACGCCAGGGTCCACTGGGCAGGGGAAATAGCTAG
- a CDS encoding MFS transporter: MNKLLDQRRLKAPVRRSSLVLLLVITLLNTMGIAIIVPLVPFLVAHDAAPGNGLAVVVGWLTASYGICQLLAAPGLGVLSDRFGRRPVLFLCLIGSVLGYLILGLSNALWLLFLGRIIDGVTGGNISVLFGYVADITEPKERGKYFGLLGSAAGLGSILGPVLGGLLAIINERAPFFAAAGLLLLALVWGYFVLPESLGQQYRKATVSLRELNPLQQLFSVLSWREMRWLLLAWFLYALPVGILQGTFTVLLKDSLNFNATQVSLVLTVLGAVDILVQGVLVGWLLRRLGGLRLALLALTLVGVSYLLLGALPWLATPGLAFLGIMLFASAGSCVENALRGLTSGIAGQQNQGRVSGAMQSLQSLGWVAGPLIGGYLYMIWGHWQAYAFASFTTLLAIACLRITLPLLRRA, from the coding sequence ATGAACAAGTTACTGGACCAGCGCCGTCTGAAAGCCCCAGTAAGACGAAGCTCTCTTGTACTGCTCCTCGTTATCACGCTGCTGAACACGATGGGGATTGCGATTATCGTTCCTCTGGTGCCTTTTCTCGTTGCCCACGATGCGGCCCCGGGCAATGGACTGGCTGTCGTTGTCGGTTGGCTTACCGCCAGCTATGGCATCTGCCAGTTACTGGCCGCGCCAGGTTTGGGGGTGCTGAGCGATCGCTTCGGGCGTCGCCCTGTCCTCTTTCTCTGTCTCATCGGCTCTGTTCTCGGCTATCTGATCTTGGGGCTGAGCAACGCGCTCTGGCTCCTCTTCCTCGGTCGCATCATCGATGGGGTGACCGGAGGCAACATCAGCGTCTTGTTCGGCTATGTCGCCGATATCACGGAGCCAAAGGAGCGTGGCAAGTACTTTGGACTCCTCGGGAGCGCGGCGGGTCTTGGCTCAATCCTTGGTCCCGTGCTTGGTGGTCTGCTAGCCATCATCAATGAGCGTGCGCCCTTTTTTGCGGCAGCGGGCCTGCTTCTACTCGCTCTCGTCTGGGGCTACTTCGTTCTTCCGGAAAGCCTGGGCCAGCAGTATCGCAAGGCCACCGTCTCTCTCCGTGAGCTGAATCCCTTGCAACAGCTATTCTCGGTCCTGAGCTGGCGAGAGATGCGCTGGCTCCTGCTAGCCTGGTTCCTGTACGCGCTTCCGGTAGGCATCTTGCAGGGAACGTTCACCGTTCTTTTGAAGGATAGCCTCAACTTCAACGCCACGCAAGTCAGCCTTGTGTTGACTGTGCTGGGAGCCGTAGACATCCTGGTCCAGGGCGTGCTGGTCGGCTGGCTTCTCAGACGCCTGGGAGGCCTCCGCCTTGCCCTCCTTGCCCTGACGCTGGTCGGCGTGAGCTACCTTCTGCTCGGTGCCCTTCCCTGGCTGGCAACCCCGGGACTGGCGTTTCTCGGCATTATGCTCTTTGCCAGCGCGGGGAGCTGTGTAGAAAATGCACTGCGGGGCCTGACCTCTGGCATAGCAGGACAGCAGAACCAGGGGCGCGTCAGCGGGGCAATGCAATCCCTCCAATCCCTGGGCTGGGTGGCTGGACCACTGATCGGCGGCTACCTCTATATGATTTGGGGACACTGGCAGGCGTACGCCTTTGCCTCGTTCACAACGCTCCTGGCCATTGCCTGCCTGCGGATCACGCTCCCACTGCTGCGACGAGCGTAG